A window of the Gordonia humi genome harbors these coding sequences:
- a CDS encoding cutinase family protein, whose translation MSAQKSPLRRLGRIALILGGLAVVAIVLIAILVFQMLKPPPPHPGGPTSEPPSTGAPNRPGTQPADCSNVLALVVPGTWESKAGDDPHTPTANKRSLMLRVSSNLQKQFSESEADVYTVPYMAQFRNPTNLGDRQGTYDASRAQGTKRAKEKIEKTHAHCPLTKYVLMGFSQGAVIVGDIASDIGNGRGPIPKQDQDLVIGVGLIADGRRQSGEQQDVGPSPDGIGAEVSLGGVGSLVPGTTMTGARDGGFGALTDRTYSICAKGDLICDSPTVTSPLKAIGQFANAVNNPVHAMYATSRYWDLDGATATQWMLGWASKLIREAN comes from the coding sequence GTGAGCGCACAGAAGTCGCCGCTTCGTCGCCTGGGTCGGATCGCGCTGATCCTCGGCGGACTGGCCGTCGTCGCGATCGTCCTGATCGCGATCCTCGTCTTCCAGATGCTGAAGCCGCCGCCACCGCATCCGGGCGGACCCACCTCGGAGCCGCCGAGCACGGGTGCCCCGAATCGTCCGGGGACTCAGCCCGCCGACTGTTCGAACGTGCTGGCGCTGGTCGTGCCGGGCACCTGGGAGTCGAAGGCGGGCGACGACCCGCACACGCCGACGGCCAACAAGCGTTCGCTCATGCTCCGCGTCAGCTCCAACCTGCAGAAGCAGTTCTCCGAGTCGGAGGCCGACGTCTACACCGTCCCCTACATGGCGCAGTTCCGTAATCCGACCAACCTCGGGGACCGCCAGGGCACCTACGACGCGTCGCGAGCGCAGGGCACCAAACGTGCCAAGGAGAAGATCGAGAAGACGCACGCGCACTGTCCGCTCACCAAGTACGTCCTGATGGGCTTCTCGCAGGGTGCGGTGATCGTCGGCGACATCGCCTCCGACATCGGCAACGGTCGCGGCCCGATCCCGAAGCAGGACCAGGACCTGGTGATCGGCGTCGGCCTCATCGCCGACGGCCGTCGCCAGTCCGGCGAGCAGCAGGACGTCGGACCCAGCCCCGACGGCATCGGCGCCGAGGTCTCCCTCGGCGGCGTCGGCTCGCTGGTGCCGGGAACGACCATGACCGGTGCTCGCGACGGCGGTTTCGGAGCGCTCACCGACCGCACGTACTCGATCTGCGCCAAGGGCGACCTGATCTGCGATTCGCCGACCGTCACCAGTCCGCTCAAGGCGATCGGGCAGTTCGCCAACGCCGTGAACAACCCGGTCCACGCGATGTACGCGACCAGTCGCTACTGGGATCTCGACGGTGCGACCGCGACCCAGTGGATGCTCGGCTGGGCGTCCAAGCTCATCCGAGAAGCGAACTGA
- the fadD32 gene encoding long-chain-fatty-acid--AMP ligase FadD32, whose amino-acid sequence MLNTELEHFLDESGNLHFTEEATLVDYVEQNVRDQPDTLAYRFIDFSRERDGEPIDLTWAQFGKRLRAVAARLQQVTKPGDRVAILAPQSLEYVIGFFASLYASNVAVPLFSPDEPGHTDRLVGVLADCTPAAILTSTKSAEAVRDFFADRPAKDRPRVIAVDAVPDSVGSSWVAPVAGKDHARDTVAYLQYTSGSTRVPAGVEITYEAVAANCLQISDCIDIDRNARGVTWLPMFHDMGLLTVILPALGGRYVTIMSPQAFVRRPGRWIRELAADDDHAPTYAAAPNFAYEHAAARGLPRDGEDLDLSNVIGLINGSEPVTVSSMRKFNEAFAPYKLSPKAIKPCYGMAEATLFVSATQRDDEAKVTYVDRDELNAGRFVAADENAENSVAQVSCGQVALSQWAAIVDPETGVEREDGHVGEIWLHGKNIGKGYWNKVDETDETFHNTIATPLASGSHTEGSPEGAQWMRTGDYGVWYDGELYITGRVKDLVIVDGRNHYPQDLEGTAQDASPALRPGFVAAFAVPSNQLPAEVFEAGHSGLTYDVDDASEQLVVVAERGPGRKTDPQEIADVVRAAIAGRHGVMVRDLLLVPAGSIPRTSSGKIARRATKAAYVDGTLRGGYQQTAFPDAGE is encoded by the coding sequence ATGCTGAACACCGAACTCGAGCACTTCCTCGATGAGAGCGGGAATCTCCACTTCACGGAGGAGGCGACCCTCGTAGACTACGTGGAACAGAACGTTCGCGACCAACCGGACACGCTGGCGTACCGGTTCATCGACTTCTCCCGCGAGCGCGACGGCGAGCCGATCGATCTCACCTGGGCGCAGTTCGGCAAGCGCCTGCGGGCCGTCGCCGCTCGCCTGCAGCAGGTCACCAAGCCCGGCGACCGCGTGGCGATCCTCGCTCCGCAGTCGCTGGAGTACGTGATCGGCTTCTTCGCGTCGCTGTACGCGAGCAACGTCGCCGTGCCGCTGTTCAGCCCGGACGAGCCGGGTCACACCGACCGGCTCGTCGGCGTCCTCGCCGACTGCACGCCCGCGGCGATCCTCACCTCCACCAAGTCGGCCGAGGCGGTCCGCGACTTCTTCGCCGACCGGCCGGCCAAGGACCGTCCGCGCGTGATCGCGGTGGACGCCGTGCCCGACTCGGTCGGCTCGTCGTGGGTCGCACCCGTCGCAGGCAAGGACCACGCGCGCGACACCGTCGCCTACCTGCAGTACACGTCCGGCTCCACTCGTGTGCCCGCGGGCGTCGAGATCACCTACGAGGCGGTCGCCGCGAACTGTCTGCAGATCTCCGACTGCATCGACATCGATCGCAATGCGCGCGGTGTCACCTGGCTGCCGATGTTCCACGACATGGGCCTGCTGACCGTGATCCTGCCCGCGCTCGGCGGCCGGTACGTCACCATCATGAGCCCGCAGGCGTTCGTGCGCCGCCCGGGCCGCTGGATCCGCGAGCTCGCGGCCGACGACGACCACGCTCCCACGTATGCGGCCGCTCCCAACTTCGCCTATGAGCACGCCGCCGCCCGCGGTCTTCCGCGCGACGGCGAGGACCTCGACCTGTCGAACGTGATCGGCCTGATCAACGGCTCCGAGCCGGTCACCGTCAGCTCGATGCGCAAGTTCAACGAGGCGTTCGCCCCGTACAAGCTCTCGCCCAAGGCCATCAAGCCCTGCTACGGCATGGCCGAGGCCACGCTGTTCGTCTCGGCCACCCAGCGCGACGACGAGGCCAAGGTCACCTACGTCGATCGCGACGAGCTCAACGCCGGCCGCTTCGTCGCCGCCGACGAGAACGCCGAGAACTCCGTCGCACAGGTCTCCTGCGGGCAGGTCGCGCTGAGCCAGTGGGCGGCGATCGTCGACCCGGAGACTGGAGTCGAGCGCGAGGACGGGCACGTCGGCGAGATCTGGCTGCACGGCAAGAACATCGGCAAGGGCTACTGGAACAAGGTCGACGAGACCGACGAGACCTTCCACAACACGATTGCGACGCCGCTTGCATCGGGAAGCCACACCGAGGGCTCGCCCGAGGGCGCCCAGTGGATGCGCACCGGCGATTACGGCGTCTGGTACGACGGCGAGCTGTACATCACCGGCCGCGTCAAGGATCTGGTGATCGTCGACGGTCGCAACCACTACCCGCAGGACCTCGAGGGAACCGCGCAGGACGCGAGCCCGGCGCTGCGTCCTGGATTCGTCGCCGCGTTCGCGGTGCCGTCGAATCAGCTGCCCGCCGAGGTCTTCGAGGCGGGCCACAGCGGCCTGACCTACGACGTCGACGACGCGTCCGAGCAGCTCGTGGTGGTCGCCGAGCGCGGACCCGGACGCAAGACCGATCCGCAGGAGATCGCCGACGTGGTCCGCGCCGCGATCGCCGGTCGCCACGGCGTCATGGTCCGCGACCTGCTCCTGGTGCCCGCCGGCTCCATTCCGCGGACGTCGAGCGGCAAGATCGCGCGGCGCGCCACGAAGGCCGCGTACGTCGACGGCACCCTTCGCGGCGGTTACCAGCAGACCGCGTTCCCGGATGCGGGCGAATAG
- a CDS encoding carboxyl transferase domain-containing protein, translating into MTDHTTAGKLAELRRKLEIAEEPGGEKAIAKRVAKGINSPRKRLEMLFDEGTFVEVGALVKAPGAPESGFGDGVVTGHGLVHGRPVAAFSHDQTVMGGSVGEMFGRKVSALMEWAGKLGCPMVGINDSAGARIQDAVTSLAWYAEMGRRNDLLSGLAPQVSVILGKCAGGAVYTPANTDILVAVEDKSYMFVTGPDILKAVNGEEISAEDLGSAHNQARWGNIHHVAEDETAAFDWVREYLQYMPSSVYEEPPVINPGLEPEITESDLSLNEFMPDSDNAGYDMHDVIIRLFDDGAFHEVAEIFAPNIITGFARVDGRSVGVVANQPSVMAGTLDTDASEKATRFVRICNAYNIPLVFLVDTPGILPGLAEEQKGTIRRSGKFLYAYVEADVPKVTVVLRKAYGGAYAVMGCKQLGADINFAWPTAKIAVMGAESAAVMLTRRQTEGMSVAEADKVRRDFIDFYNVMMANPYLAAEKGYIDAVIEPSETRLQLRKALAQLRDKHVLRTERKHYLMPI; encoded by the coding sequence GTGACTGATCACACGACTGCCGGAAAACTCGCCGAACTGCGGCGCAAGCTTGAGATCGCGGAGGAGCCGGGCGGCGAGAAGGCGATCGCCAAGCGCGTGGCGAAGGGCATCAACTCGCCCCGCAAGCGGCTGGAGATGCTGTTCGACGAAGGGACCTTCGTCGAGGTCGGCGCCCTGGTGAAGGCGCCGGGCGCTCCCGAGAGCGGGTTCGGTGACGGCGTCGTGACCGGTCACGGACTGGTGCACGGCCGTCCGGTCGCGGCGTTCAGCCACGACCAGACCGTCATGGGCGGCAGCGTCGGCGAGATGTTCGGCCGCAAGGTGTCCGCGCTCATGGAGTGGGCGGGCAAGCTCGGCTGTCCGATGGTCGGCATCAACGACTCGGCGGGCGCCCGCATCCAGGACGCGGTGACCTCGCTGGCCTGGTACGCGGAGATGGGTCGTCGCAACGATCTGCTGTCGGGTCTGGCGCCGCAGGTGTCGGTGATCCTCGGCAAGTGTGCGGGCGGCGCCGTGTACACCCCGGCCAACACCGACATCCTCGTCGCCGTCGAGGACAAGAGTTACATGTTCGTCACCGGCCCCGACATCCTCAAGGCGGTCAATGGCGAGGAGATCTCGGCCGAGGACCTCGGATCTGCGCACAACCAGGCGCGGTGGGGCAACATCCACCACGTCGCCGAGGACGAGACGGCCGCGTTCGACTGGGTTCGCGAGTATCTGCAGTACATGCCGTCGAGCGTGTACGAGGAGCCTCCCGTGATCAATCCCGGGCTCGAGCCGGAGATCACCGAATCGGATCTGAGTCTCAACGAGTTCATGCCCGACAGCGACAACGCCGGATACGACATGCACGACGTCATCATCCGGTTGTTCGACGACGGCGCGTTCCACGAGGTCGCGGAGATCTTCGCACCGAACATCATCACCGGTTTCGCGCGCGTCGACGGACGCAGCGTGGGCGTCGTCGCCAATCAGCCGAGCGTCATGGCGGGCACTCTCGACACGGATGCGTCCGAGAAGGCGACCCGCTTCGTCCGGATCTGCAATGCGTACAACATTCCGCTCGTGTTCCTGGTGGACACGCCGGGCATCCTGCCGGGTCTGGCCGAGGAGCAGAAGGGCACGATCCGTCGTTCCGGCAAGTTTCTGTACGCCTATGTCGAGGCGGACGTTCCGAAGGTGACCGTCGTGCTGCGCAAGGCCTACGGCGGCGCATACGCGGTGATGGGCTGCAAGCAATTGGGCGCCGACATCAACTTCGCGTGGCCGACGGCGAAGATCGCCGTGATGGGCGCCGAGTCGGCCGCCGTCATGCTGACGCGTCGTCAGACCGAGGGCATGTCGGTCGCCGAAGCCGACAAGGTGCGCCGCGACTTCATCGACTTCTACAACGTGATGATGGCGAACCCGTACCTGGCCGCGGAGAAGGGCTACATCGACGCGGTCATCGAGCCGTCGGAGACCCGCCTGCAGCTCCGCAAGGCGCTCGCCCAGCTTCGGGACAAGCATGTGCTGCGCACCGAGCGCAAGCACTACCTGATGCCGATCTAG
- a CDS encoding TIGR03621 family F420-dependent LLM class oxidoreductase translates to MSTSDSSTHNADGLRKFRFGAGGEGNKDEGGARKFVKLAQTAEEYGYDTFAIPDHLGNQVGPLAALGALSQATSTIRLATSVLANGFRHPALLAKEATTIDVLSKGRLELGIGSGWMKEEFDKAGIEFGTPGERIRRLDEALTVLDRLMRGETVDFDGEFYQINGLEGSPRPRQGPRPPIAVGGGGPKMLALAAKHADIISVATGTTKEGLLRLSDMTMAKTVERVDRIREAAGDRFDAIELNWTIATIVVTDDRVATAEMALNALEQGYPPNIARDVELGVDDILTSPYLAFGTFEEIAEQIREVRRQTTMSYVGIFPTQMDAFAPVIPLLRGE, encoded by the coding sequence GTGAGCACTTCGGACTCGTCGACGCACAATGCCGACGGGCTGCGTAAGTTCAGGTTCGGCGCCGGCGGTGAAGGCAACAAGGACGAGGGCGGCGCGCGCAAGTTCGTCAAACTCGCGCAGACCGCCGAGGAGTACGGATACGACACGTTCGCGATCCCGGATCACCTCGGCAATCAGGTGGGCCCGCTCGCCGCGCTCGGCGCCCTCTCCCAGGCGACGAGCACCATCCGCCTCGCGACCTCGGTGCTGGCCAACGGCTTCCGACATCCGGCGCTGCTCGCCAAAGAAGCGACCACGATCGACGTGCTGTCGAAGGGGCGACTCGAACTCGGCATCGGCTCGGGCTGGATGAAGGAGGAGTTCGACAAGGCGGGCATCGAGTTCGGCACGCCCGGCGAACGCATCCGTCGTCTCGACGAGGCGCTGACCGTTCTCGACCGCCTGATGCGCGGCGAGACCGTCGACTTCGACGGCGAGTTCTACCAGATCAACGGACTCGAGGGCAGCCCTCGGCCGCGTCAGGGGCCGCGCCCGCCGATCGCCGTCGGCGGCGGCGGACCCAAGATGCTGGCGCTGGCAGCCAAGCACGCCGACATCATCTCCGTCGCGACCGGCACCACGAAGGAGGGGTTGCTGCGGCTGTCGGACATGACGATGGCCAAGACCGTCGAACGGGTCGACCGCATCCGCGAGGCCGCGGGCGACCGTTTCGACGCGATCGAGCTGAACTGGACCATCGCGACGATCGTCGTCACCGACGATCGGGTCGCGACCGCGGAGATGGCGCTCAACGCGCTCGAACAGGGGTACCCGCCGAACATCGCGCGGGACGTCGAACTCGGGGTCGACGACATTCTGACCTCGCCGTATCTGGCATTCGGCACCTTCGAGGAGATCGCCGAGCAGATCCGCGAAGTGCGCCGCCAGACCACCATGAGTTACGTGGGGATCTTCCCGACGCAGATGGATGCATTCGCGCCCGTGATCCCGCTTCTGCGGGGAGAGTAG
- the pks13 gene encoding polyketide synthase Pks13 (Pks13 is a key enzyme in mycolic acid biosynthesis.), with amino-acid sequence MSENTSTGATGVPEESDNAGESAGGLTVDELRDWLRQWVADATGQPVEQIPVERPMEELGLSSRDAVALAADVEDRTGVVLNATAVYNHPTIASLATRIIDGDPDADLDVDADRFWERDRDDADDIAIVGIATRFPKAGHTPESTWQALIGGVDGISDLPDDRWREFKADPRLAEAIENGNVKGGYLDDVEGFDADFFQMSPREVENVDPQQRLALELTWEALEHAHIPASDLRGGQVGVFMGTSTNDYQMLATLGLSEGASETAAYALTGTATSIVANRVSYFFDFHGPSLAIDTACSSSLVAVHEAVRSLRSGDSDVAIAGGVNMLITPAATLGFDQIGAMAPDGHIKAFSSDADGMIRSEGGGVFVLKRLADARADGDHVLAVVAGSAVNSDGRSNGIFAPNPEAQVEVLRSAYADAAVDPRTVDYVEAHGTGTVLGDPIEADALGRVVGRGRLPGYPMLLGSAKTNFGHMEAAAGAGALAKVVLSLQNDKIPASLNYVGPNPYIQFDATNLQVVTENADWPRYSGHVIAGVSGFGFGGTNAHLVVREVLPSDLTPGANGVETTPAAEGTSTPTVDAYDDDDDEDFLTEAERAVLAAQAKSEPEPVAVDDTDPADGFAPAAVDGAVVPLVLSGFLSSRRRKSAQDLLEWLESDEGKATPLVEIGRALANRNHGRTRSVVMARTYEDAVKGVRAVADGKQLPFVYTCDAPDAASAVWLLSGFGSQHRKMAKQLYTENPVFAKYADRVDALIQRELGYSMVEIFLDDAQAYEIETAQIGIYTIQVALADTMAHYGAEPGVLVPHSMGEASAAYISGGLSLEDATRVICQRSRLMGEGEAMLTGDDIRFMALVEYSADDINDVLVDFPDLEICVYAAPTHTVIGGPGPQVDAIVERAEAEGKLGRKLQTKGASHTSQMDPLLGELSYEITGIEPQRLKVGVYSSVDREAFYRAGHQPIHTIDYFLKGLRHSVWFSQAIAKSVEAGHRTFVELSPNPAVLISVAAVTFGAGVHDAELVETLRRKEDESYGLVNALMKLYVHGHPVDVASLFGKGPRARFADVPRTRFERRPYWLEASISGGSSAGTVPGAHVGLPDGRHAWEVNASAVTDPNTLVLAAAKQILGPDAAVAATEAVRPIPSTGTVTTTFTRHPGGGAIAVHADAAGAHALLFEAAVTGARLGSTGGEAAPGPVEAASPAAVFADDHVVVEDEIVENIGDKWKPDSGQSVGDRLAIIVGESMGYDPEDLPREIALIELGLDSLMAVRIKNRVEYEFDIPQLQLQAMRQANLSDVEKFVQFAVTHRDQLDQLNEQAVGGGDLDTAALNAYIDEQLARETQAPAESEAAPAQESAPVSEPSPPAERPEEPSDEGSRERSTAPTTQSTNTPSPAQPTDLSSQAAVAEAAGSDVPPRDAAERLTFGAYAVVTGKSAGGVFNKLPVLDEETAEKLTERLNERTGGDVDVEDVLDSETIEEMSDYVRRQMDDAGDIDGFVRYLRVPTENGAPKHSFDVAAGDPTPMLIFHPAGGNTTAYEALVKRLPADVPVIGFDRVEGSIEERVEQYMPKLREIQPHGPYVLVGWSLGGALAYGAAQTLLAAGEEVAFVGLIDVVRPSEDVPDTPENKRARLERWKSFAVKTYGLDENIPVPMDRLVEADDDEQFAIIMEMMAMSDAKIPGGIIEHQRTSFIDNRVLSNIDPTPYDGKVVLYRADKMHDGAIELEPQWAQIDEDGRWGEVVDDLEILHIGGDHLGIVDEPHIAKVAADLGERMKGLKKQ; translated from the coding sequence ATGTCTGAGAACACCTCCACCGGTGCGACCGGTGTCCCCGAAGAGTCCGACAACGCCGGCGAGTCCGCAGGCGGTCTGACCGTCGACGAATTGCGGGACTGGCTCCGGCAGTGGGTCGCCGACGCGACCGGACAGCCGGTCGAGCAGATCCCCGTCGAACGTCCGATGGAGGAGCTCGGGCTCTCCTCCCGCGACGCGGTGGCGTTGGCCGCCGACGTCGAGGACCGCACGGGCGTCGTCTTGAACGCCACCGCCGTCTACAACCACCCGACGATCGCGTCGCTGGCCACCCGCATCATCGACGGCGATCCGGACGCCGACCTCGATGTCGACGCCGACCGCTTCTGGGAGCGCGACCGCGACGATGCCGACGACATCGCCATCGTCGGCATCGCGACCCGGTTCCCGAAGGCCGGACACACACCGGAGTCGACGTGGCAGGCGCTGATCGGCGGCGTCGACGGAATCTCCGACCTCCCGGACGACCGCTGGCGCGAGTTCAAAGCCGACCCGCGGCTCGCCGAGGCGATCGAGAACGGCAACGTCAAGGGCGGGTACCTCGACGACGTCGAGGGGTTCGACGCCGACTTCTTCCAGATGTCGCCGCGCGAGGTCGAGAACGTCGACCCGCAGCAGCGACTCGCGCTGGAACTGACCTGGGAGGCGCTCGAGCACGCGCACATCCCGGCCTCCGATCTGCGCGGCGGTCAGGTCGGTGTGTTCATGGGCACCTCGACCAACGACTATCAGATGCTGGCGACACTCGGCCTGTCCGAGGGAGCCAGCGAGACCGCGGCGTACGCGCTGACCGGTACGGCCACGTCGATCGTCGCCAATCGCGTCTCCTACTTCTTCGACTTCCACGGTCCGTCGCTCGCGATCGACACGGCGTGCTCGTCGTCGTTGGTGGCCGTGCACGAGGCGGTCCGCAGTCTGCGCTCGGGCGACAGCGACGTCGCGATCGCCGGTGGCGTCAACATGCTGATCACCCCGGCGGCGACGCTGGGCTTCGACCAGATCGGCGCGATGGCGCCCGACGGTCACATCAAGGCCTTCTCGTCCGATGCGGACGGCATGATCCGTTCCGAGGGCGGCGGCGTGTTCGTCCTCAAGCGTCTCGCCGACGCACGCGCCGACGGCGACCACGTGCTGGCCGTCGTCGCGGGCAGCGCCGTCAACTCCGACGGGCGTTCCAACGGCATCTTCGCGCCCAACCCCGAGGCCCAGGTCGAGGTCCTGCGCAGTGCGTACGCCGACGCCGCGGTGGATCCGCGCACCGTCGACTACGTCGAGGCGCACGGCACCGGCACCGTCCTCGGCGACCCGATCGAGGCCGACGCACTCGGTCGGGTCGTGGGTCGAGGCCGGCTGCCCGGCTACCCGATGCTCCTGGGCTCGGCGAAGACCAACTTCGGTCACATGGAGGCCGCCGCGGGCGCGGGCGCCCTGGCCAAGGTGGTCCTGTCGCTCCAGAACGACAAGATCCCGGCGTCGCTCAACTATGTCGGACCCAACCCGTACATTCAGTTCGACGCGACCAACCTGCAGGTCGTCACGGAGAACGCCGACTGGCCGCGCTACTCCGGTCATGTGATCGCGGGTGTCTCGGGATTCGGCTTCGGCGGTACCAACGCACACCTCGTCGTGCGCGAGGTGCTGCCGTCAGACCTGACTCCCGGCGCGAACGGGGTAGAAACCACCCCCGCGGCCGAGGGAACTTCCACTCCCACCGTCGACGCCTACGACGATGACGACGACGAGGACTTCCTGACCGAGGCCGAGCGCGCGGTGCTCGCCGCGCAGGCGAAGTCCGAACCCGAGCCGGTCGCCGTCGACGACACCGACCCGGCCGACGGATTCGCGCCCGCCGCCGTCGACGGCGCCGTGGTGCCGCTGGTGCTGTCGGGCTTCCTGTCCTCCCGCCGCCGCAAGAGCGCGCAGGATCTGCTGGAATGGCTCGAGTCCGACGAGGGCAAGGCCACCCCGCTCGTCGAGATCGGCCGCGCGCTGGCCAATCGCAACCACGGTCGCACCCGGTCGGTCGTCATGGCCCGTACCTACGAAGACGCGGTCAAGGGCGTGCGCGCCGTCGCCGACGGCAAGCAACTGCCGTTCGTATACACGTGCGACGCTCCCGACGCCGCATCGGCGGTCTGGCTGCTGTCGGGCTTCGGTTCGCAGCACCGCAAGATGGCCAAGCAGTTGTACACCGAGAATCCGGTGTTCGCGAAGTACGCCGACCGTGTCGACGCACTGATCCAGCGCGAACTCGGCTATTCGATGGTCGAGATCTTCCTCGACGACGCGCAGGCCTACGAGATCGAGACCGCGCAGATCGGCATCTACACGATCCAGGTGGCGTTGGCCGACACGATGGCCCACTACGGGGCCGAGCCCGGCGTGCTGGTTCCGCACTCGATGGGCGAGGCGTCCGCCGCGTACATCTCCGGTGGACTCTCGCTGGAGGACGCGACTCGCGTCATCTGCCAGCGTTCGCGTCTGATGGGCGAGGGCGAGGCCATGCTGACCGGCGACGACATCCGGTTCATGGCGCTCGTCGAGTACAGCGCGGACGACATCAACGACGTCCTCGTCGACTTCCCGGATCTGGAGATCTGTGTCTACGCGGCGCCGACCCACACCGTGATCGGCGGTCCCGGACCGCAGGTCGACGCGATCGTCGAACGGGCCGAAGCCGAAGGCAAGCTCGGCCGCAAGTTGCAGACCAAGGGCGCCAGCCACACCTCGCAGATGGATCCGCTGCTCGGCGAGCTCTCGTACGAGATCACCGGCATCGAACCGCAACGACTGAAGGTCGGCGTCTACAGCTCGGTCGACCGCGAGGCGTTCTACCGCGCGGGCCATCAACCGATCCACACCATCGACTACTTCCTCAAGGGACTGCGCCACAGCGTGTGGTTCTCGCAGGCCATCGCGAAATCGGTGGAGGCCGGTCACCGTACGTTCGTCGAGCTGTCGCCGAACCCCGCCGTGCTGATCTCGGTGGCTGCGGTGACCTTCGGTGCCGGAGTGCACGACGCCGAACTCGTAGAGACCCTCCGCCGCAAGGAGGACGAGAGCTACGGCCTGGTCAATGCGCTGATGAAGCTATACGTGCACGGTCATCCGGTGGACGTCGCCTCGCTGTTCGGCAAGGGGCCCCGGGCCCGGTTCGCCGACGTTCCGCGCACCCGCTTCGAACGCAGACCGTACTGGCTCGAGGCGTCGATCAGCGGCGGCTCGAGTGCGGGCACCGTCCCGGGAGCGCACGTCGGTCTGCCCGACGGTCGGCACGCGTGGGAGGTCAACGCCTCCGCCGTCACCGATCCGAACACCCTGGTGCTGGCCGCGGCGAAGCAGATCCTCGGACCGGACGCCGCCGTCGCCGCCACCGAAGCGGTGCGCCCGATCCCGTCGACCGGCACCGTCACCACCACGTTCACCCGTCACCCGGGAGGCGGAGCGATCGCCGTGCACGCCGACGCGGCCGGTGCTCATGCGCTGCTGTTCGAGGCCGCGGTCACGGGGGCTCGACTCGGCTCGACCGGCGGGGAGGCGGCTCCCGGACCGGTCGAGGCCGCGTCGCCCGCTGCCGTCTTCGCCGACGACCACGTGGTCGTCGAGGACGAGATCGTCGAGAACATCGGCGACAAGTGGAAGCCGGACTCCGGTCAGAGCGTCGGTGATCGTCTCGCGATCATCGTCGGCGAGTCGATGGGCTACGACCCGGAGGATCTGCCGCGCGAGATCGCTCTCATCGAACTCGGTCTGGATTCGCTGATGGCGGTCCGCATCAAGAACCGCGTCGAGTACGAGTTCGACATCCCCCAGCTCCAGCTGCAGGCGATGCGCCAGGCGAACCTCTCCGACGTCGAGAAGTTCGTCCAGTTCGCGGTGACCCACCGCGACCAGCTCGATCAGCTCAACGAGCAGGCCGTCGGCGGCGGCGACCTCGACACCGCCGCTCTCAACGCCTACATCGACGAGCAGCTGGCACGGGAGACGCAGGCACCGGCTGAGTCGGAGGCCGCCCCGGCTCAGGAGTCGGCCCCGGTGTCGGAGCCGTCCCCGCCGGCCGAGCGACCGGAGGAGCCGAGCGACGAGGGGAGTCGAGAGCGATCGACCGCGCCGACAACGCAATCGACGAACACCCCGTCCCCCGCGCAGCCCACCGACCTCTCCTCTCAGGCCGCCGTCGCCGAGGCCGCGGGCTCGGACGTTCCGCCGCGTGACGCCGCCGAGCGTCTCACCTTCGGTGCATATGCGGTGGTCACCGGTAAGTCTGCGGGCGGTGTCTTCAACAAGCTGCCGGTGCTCGACGAGGAGACGGCGGAGAAGCTGACCGAACGTCTCAACGAGCGGACGGGCGGCGACGTCGACGTGGAGGACGTTCTCGACTCGGAGACCATCGAGGAGATGTCCGACTACGTTCGTCGGCAGATGGACGACGCGGGCGACATCGACGGATTCGTGCGCTACCTTCGCGTTCCGACGGAGAACGGTGCGCCCAAGCATTCGTTCGACGTGGCGGCGGGCGACCCGACGCCGATGCTGATCTTCCATCCCGCGGGCGGCAATACGACGGCCTACGAGGCCCTGGTGAAGCGGCTGCCCGCCGACGTGCCGGTGATCGGTTTCGACCGCGTCGAGGGTTCGATCGAAGAGCGTGTCGAGCAGTACATGCCGAAGCTGCGCGAGATCCAACCGCACGGACCGTATGTGCTGGTCGGCTGGTCGCTGGGCGGTGCGCTGGCCTACGGCGCGGCACAGACCCTGCTCGCGGCCGGCGAGGAGGTCGCGTTCGTCGGCCTCATCGACGTCGTCCGCCCGAGCGAGGACGTGCCGGACACCCCGGAGAACAAGCGGGCCCGTCTGGAGCGGTGGAAGTCGTTCGCGGTCAAGACGTACGGGCTCGACGAGAACATCCCGGTGCCGATGGACCGTCTCGTCGAGGCAGACGACGACGAACAGTTCGCGATCATCATGGAGATGATGGCGATGAGCGATGCGAAGATCCCGGGCGGGATCATCGAACACCAGCGGACCTCGTTCATCGACAACCGGGTGCTCAGCAACATCGACCCGACGCCGTACGACGGCAAGGTGGTCCTGTATCGCGCTGACAAGATGCACGACGGCGCCATCGAACTGGAACCGCAGTGGGCGCAGATCGACGAGGACGGTCGCTGGGGCGAGGTGGTCGACGATCTGGAGATCCTGCACATCGGTGGCGATCACCTGGGCATCGTCGACGAGCCACACATCGCGAAGGTCGCCGCGGACCTGGGTGAGCGCATGAAAGGACTGAAGAAGCAGTGA